A single genomic interval of Celeribacter indicus harbors:
- a CDS encoding SRPBCC family protein: protein MTRQRRTERRTDSGLGPRAETALALALGVAVGGVLFGVTRRMATTAPGMRDSAPGRTSRRSRYGDYAVIGRTVTINRPRSELYAFWRDFGNLPRFMENIEAVEVEGELSTWTIRAPAGEIRVKTRIVSDRKDEEIAWRSVEGSEIDTEGKVMFRDAPGGRGTEVEAVVAYVPPAGELGRLVAKLFRREPELQGRRELKRFKMLMETGEVATAANRRAA from the coding sequence ATGACACGGCAACGCAGGACTGAACGCAGGACAGACAGCGGCCTCGGACCGCGCGCGGAAACGGCGCTCGCCCTCGCCCTCGGTGTGGCGGTGGGCGGAGTGCTCTTCGGCGTCACGCGGCGGATGGCGACGACCGCCCCCGGCATGCGCGACAGCGCGCCGGGCCGCACGAGCCGGCGCAGCCGCTACGGCGATTACGCCGTGATCGGACGCACGGTGACGATCAACCGCCCGCGGTCCGAACTCTATGCCTTCTGGCGCGATTTCGGCAACCTGCCGCGCTTCATGGAGAATATCGAGGCGGTCGAGGTGGAGGGCGAGCTTTCGACCTGGACGATCCGCGCGCCGGCCGGCGAGATCCGGGTGAAGACGCGGATCGTTTCCGACCGGAAGGACGAGGAGATCGCCTGGCGCTCGGTCGAGGGGTCCGAGATCGACACGGAGGGCAAGGTGATGTTCCGCGACGCGCCCGGTGGTCGCGGCACCGAGGTCGAGGCGGTCGTGGCCTATGTCCCGCCCGCCGGAGAACTCGGCCGGCTGGTCGCGAAGCTCTTCCGGCGCGAGCCCGAGCTTCAGGGGCGCCGTGAACTGAAACGTTTCAAGATGCTGATGGAAACCGGCGAGGTCGCCACCGCCGCGAACCGTCGGGCAGCCTGA
- a CDS encoding zinc-dependent alcohol dehydrogenase, giving the protein MRALTFHGKHDVRVETVPDPEIVNPRDAIIEVTATAICGSDLHLYDGVIPGVHRGDILGHEFMGRVVETGRDSPLKKGQRVVVPFTIACGKCFHCARQQYSACDNSNPAETQDSSELLYGHALSGLFGYSHLTGGYPGGQAQYVRVPFSDVGPIVIPDGLSDEEVLFLSDILPTGWMAADNCDIEEGDTVAVWGCGPVGLFAVQSALLMGAHQVIAIDHYPHRLELARALGAKVIDYRHSHVLEALREMTGGLGPDAVIDAVGMESHGLAPDAVLDAAKQTFGFGADRGHALREAILACRKGGRVSVPGVYGGFLDKFPLGAFMEKGLQWRTGQTHVQKYSQDLLRRIGEGEIDTTFLISHRLPLEEAATGYANFHENKNEWTKVVLTP; this is encoded by the coding sequence ATGCGCGCGCTGACCTTCCACGGCAAACACGACGTCCGTGTCGAGACCGTTCCCGATCCCGAGATCGTCAACCCGCGGGACGCGATCATCGAGGTGACCGCCACCGCGATCTGCGGCTCGGACCTGCATCTCTACGACGGGGTGATCCCCGGCGTGCACCGGGGCGACATTCTCGGCCATGAATTCATGGGCCGGGTCGTGGAGACCGGCCGCGACAGCCCGCTCAAGAAGGGCCAGCGCGTCGTGGTGCCCTTCACCATCGCCTGCGGCAAATGCTTTCACTGCGCGCGGCAGCAATATTCCGCCTGCGACAATTCCAACCCGGCAGAGACGCAGGACAGTTCCGAACTGCTTTACGGCCATGCGCTCTCCGGCCTGTTCGGCTATTCGCACCTGACCGGCGGCTATCCCGGCGGACAGGCGCAGTATGTGCGCGTCCCCTTTTCCGATGTCGGACCCATCGTGATCCCCGACGGGCTCTCCGACGAGGAGGTGCTGTTTCTCTCCGACATCCTGCCGACCGGCTGGATGGCCGCCGACAATTGCGACATCGAGGAGGGCGACACCGTGGCCGTCTGGGGCTGCGGGCCGGTGGGCCTCTTCGCGGTCCAGAGCGCGCTGCTGATGGGCGCGCATCAGGTGATCGCCATCGACCATTACCCGCACCGGCTGGAGCTCGCCCGCGCGCTCGGCGCGAAGGTGATCGACTATCGCCACAGCCATGTCCTCGAGGCGCTCAGGGAGATGACCGGCGGTCTCGGCCCGGATGCGGTGATCGACGCGGTCGGGATGGAGAGCCACGGGCTCGCGCCCGATGCCGTGCTCGACGCGGCCAAGCAGACCTTCGGCTTCGGGGCGGATCGCGGCCATGCGCTGCGCGAGGCGATCCTCGCCTGCCGCAAGGGCGGCCGGGTCTCCGTGCCGGGGGTCTATGGCGGATTTCTCGACAAGTTCCCGCTCGGCGCCTTCATGGAGAAAGGCCTCCAGTGGCGCACCGGGCAGACCCATGTCCAGAAATATTCGCAGGACCTGCTGCGCCGGATCGGAGAGGGCGAGATCGACACGACCTTCCTCATCTCCCACCGCCTGCCGCTCGAGGAGGCGGCGACCGGCTATGCCAATTTCCACGAGAACAAGAACGAGTGGACCAAAGTCGTCCTGACCCCCTGA
- a CDS encoding SDR family NAD(P)-dependent oxidoreductase, giving the protein MPGTNLLAVVTGASTGIGLELAKLCARDGHDLVICADEAEIEAVAERLRGEGVEVTAVLADLATPEGDARLWQAVAGREVDFLMANAGIGLGEAFLDEDPGEIGKVIALNVCGTTRQLHECGQRMRARGRGRILVTGSIAGKIPGSFQAVYNGTKAYLDSLSYALRNELKDSGVTVTCLMPGATETEFFDRAHMEETPIGRDEGKDDPAMVARKGYDAMMKGESGVVTGFMTKVQATFAGIIPDTVLAQMHRRMAEPET; this is encoded by the coding sequence ATGCCCGGAACCAACCTGCTCGCCGTCGTCACCGGCGCCTCGACCGGGATCGGTCTCGAACTTGCGAAGCTCTGTGCCCGTGACGGGCACGACCTGGTGATCTGCGCGGATGAGGCGGAGATCGAGGCGGTCGCGGAGCGGCTGCGCGGCGAAGGCGTGGAGGTTACCGCCGTCCTCGCGGACCTCGCCACGCCCGAAGGCGACGCGCGACTGTGGCAGGCAGTGGCCGGGCGGGAGGTCGATTTCCTCATGGCCAATGCCGGGATCGGTCTGGGAGAGGCCTTTCTCGACGAGGATCCCGGCGAAATCGGCAAGGTGATCGCCCTCAACGTCTGCGGCACCACGCGCCAGCTCCACGAGTGCGGACAGCGGATGCGCGCGCGCGGGCGGGGCCGCATCCTCGTGACGGGCTCGATCGCCGGGAAGATCCCCGGCAGCTTTCAGGCGGTCTATAACGGAACCAAGGCCTATCTCGACAGCCTGAGCTATGCGCTGCGCAACGAGCTGAAGGACAGCGGCGTCACGGTCACCTGCCTGATGCCGGGCGCCACCGAGACCGAGTTCTTCGACCGCGCCCATATGGAGGAAACGCCGATCGGCCGGGACGAGGGCAAGGACGATCCCGCGATGGTGGCGCGGAAGGGCTACGACGCGATGATGAAGGGCGAAAGCGGGGTTGTGACCGGCTTCATGACCAAGGTTCAGGCGACCTTTGCCGGCATCATTCCCGACACGGTCCTGGCGCAGATGCACCGGCGGATGGCCGAACCCGAGACGTGA
- a CDS encoding DUF2934 domain-containing protein, with protein sequence MAHANRKKFGAGQQDQGKGDGTGGMSAPDIENLPDNEILSNRATSRHSDQRGLDSRHVSTEQYHEHVDNHAPGAGEPGAAAAGGKLADERPDGQEMAEAGEQAAQQQEETMNSELQQRIETRAHQIWETEGRPDGRHVDHWTQAEREIGEEMRAGDRTPADSGSAGSGLGPSGIAPTGSAGDEAGLVGSDTVGESDRPRS encoded by the coding sequence ATGGCACATGCGAACCGCAAGAAATTCGGCGCGGGTCAGCAGGATCAGGGCAAGGGCGACGGCACCGGCGGGATGTCGGCACCCGATATCGAGAACCTGCCCGACAACGAGATCCTCTCGAACCGGGCGACGTCGCGCCATTCCGACCAGCGCGGCCTCGACAGCCGCCATGTCAGCACCGAGCAATATCACGAGCATGTGGACAACCACGCGCCCGGCGCCGGAGAGCCCGGTGCCGCCGCGGCGGGCGGCAAGCTCGCCGACGAACGGCCCGACGGGCAGGAGATGGCGGAGGCCGGCGAGCAGGCGGCGCAACAGCAGGAGGAGACCATGAACAGCGAATTGCAGCAGCGCATCGAGACCCGCGCGCACCAGATCTGGGAAACCGAGGGTCGGCCGGACGGGCGCCACGTCGATCACTGGACGCAGGCGGAACGCGAGATCGGGGAGGAGATGCGGGCCGGCGACCGCACCCCCGCGGACTCCGGCAGCGCCGGCAGCGGCCTCGGCCCGAGCGGCATCGCGCCCACCGGATCGGCCGGTGACGAGGCGGGTCTGGTCGGAAGCGACACCGTCGGGGAAAGCGATCGGCCCCGGAGCTGA
- a CDS encoding zinc ribbon-containing protein, which translates to MTAKTGETARETGDFRCARCHEQVHVTKGHRIPRCPNCGNDSFDARYHEPANKS; encoded by the coding sequence ATGACCGCGAAAACCGGCGAGACAGCGCGCGAAACCGGCGACTTCCGCTGCGCGCGCTGCCACGAGCAGGTCCATGTGACCAAGGGGCACAGGATCCCCCGGTGCCCGAATTGCGGCAATGACAGTTTCGACGCCCGCTATCACGAGCCGGCAAACAAGAGCTGA
- a CDS encoding glycosyltransferase family 2 protein produces MDEIDLCLVACRRPDLLRVTLASFRDNLLRQAPLRQAYVNIDPFMGDACQEAEAVEIVRDHFPEAVIFTPERPGFCEAVKRVWSHTTAPAVLHLEDDWVLEEPVDPCMLLARLDERTRAVSFLSQEHGSRGMRAFSEARTRRRILGVPYRRCLETRFNTSPGLFDGAFLRRAAEMLDPELDPEKQMRRSGGNRGLYDMCQSFRCAFHKAGDGSPIVRDIGRDWRDRRGIKKVLSGGRSQWTTAEGRSVAP; encoded by the coding sequence ATGGACGAAATCGACCTCTGTCTGGTCGCCTGCCGCCGTCCTGACCTGTTGCGGGTGACGCTCGCGTCTTTCCGGGACAATCTGTTGCGGCAGGCGCCGCTCAGGCAGGCCTATGTCAATATCGACCCCTTCATGGGCGACGCATGTCAGGAGGCCGAGGCCGTCGAAATCGTGCGCGACCACTTCCCGGAAGCGGTGATCTTCACCCCCGAGCGGCCCGGATTCTGCGAGGCCGTCAAGCGCGTCTGGAGCCACACGACCGCGCCAGCGGTGCTGCATCTCGAGGATGACTGGGTGCTCGAGGAGCCGGTCGATCCCTGCATGCTGCTTGCGCGCCTCGACGAGCGGACCAGGGCGGTCAGTTTCCTGTCGCAGGAGCACGGTTCCCGCGGCATGCGCGCGTTCAGCGAGGCGCGCACCCGGCGGCGGATTCTCGGCGTTCCCTACCGCAGGTGCCTCGAGACGCGGTTCAACACCAGTCCGGGCCTGTTCGACGGTGCCTTCCTGCGCCGCGCCGCCGAGATGCTCGACCCGGAGCTCGATCCCGAGAAGCAGATGCGCCGCTCCGGCGGCAACAGGGGCCTCTACGACATGTGCCAGTCCTTCCGATGCGCGTTTCACAAGGCCGGGGACGGCTCTCCCATCGTGCGGGACATCGGCCGGGACTGGCGCGACAGGCGCGGCATCAAGAAGGTGCTGAGCGGCGGCCGGTCCCAATGGACGACAGCGGAGGGCAGGTCCGTCGCGCCGTGA
- a CDS encoding neutral zinc metallopeptidase: MKWRGRRGSRNIEDRRRMGGGAAVGGVGGLGLLAIVVIGYLLGIDVTPLLDGAGPDRISTQGTTEITAADEEAAQFVSVTLADTEEIWTAVFTEQLGGDYVPPILVLYKGVTQSPCGSASGATGPFYCPSDRKVYLDTDFFVTMERDLGAGGDFAAAYVVAHEVAHHVQDELGILGEANRYRAQVGAAESNAVSVRIELQTDCFSGIWARRADEAFGSLEHDDIREALNAARQIGDDRLQRSAGRVPQPHTFTHGTSDQRQRWFARGYETGALDACDTFSAQRL; this comes from the coding sequence ATGAAGTGGCGGGGACGGCGCGGCTCGCGCAACATCGAGGACCGGCGGCGCATGGGCGGAGGCGCGGCCGTGGGCGGTGTGGGCGGCCTCGGCCTGCTGGCGATCGTGGTGATCGGCTATCTGCTCGGCATCGACGTGACGCCGCTTCTGGACGGCGCCGGCCCGGACCGGATCTCCACGCAGGGGACAACGGAAATCACCGCCGCCGACGAGGAGGCGGCGCAATTCGTCTCCGTCACGCTCGCCGACACGGAGGAGATCTGGACCGCGGTCTTCACCGAACAGCTCGGCGGCGACTATGTCCCGCCGATCCTCGTGCTCTACAAGGGCGTGACGCAGAGCCCCTGTGGTTCCGCCTCCGGTGCGACCGGGCCCTTCTACTGCCCCTCGGACCGCAAGGTCTATCTCGATACGGATTTCTTCGTCACGATGGAGCGCGATCTCGGCGCGGGCGGGGATTTCGCCGCGGCCTATGTCGTCGCCCACGAGGTCGCCCATCACGTGCAGGACGAGCTCGGTATCCTGGGCGAGGCGAACCGCTATCGGGCACAGGTCGGCGCCGCCGAAAGCAACGCCGTCTCGGTTCGTATCGAGCTTCAGACCGATTGCTTCTCCGGGATCTGGGCGCGCAGGGCCGACGAGGCCTTCGGCTCGCTCGAGCATGACGACATCCGCGAGGCGCTGAACGCCGCGCGCCAGATCGGCGACGACCGGCTCCAGCGCAGCGCCGGCCGGGTGCCGCAGCCGCATACCTTCACCCACGGCACCTCCGACCAACGCCAGCGCTGGTTCGCGCGCGGCTACGAGACCGGCGCGCTCGACGCCTGCGACACTTTCTCGGCGCAGAGACTGTGA
- a CDS encoding YqaA family protein produces the protein MIRRLYEWTMSLAESPHALWALAFVSFVESSVFPIPPDILMIPLIVARPREAFRIAGIATAASVAGGMLGYWIGYGAFESLGRPVLEFYGKDAYFDEFALKYNAWGAWAVLVAGVTPFPYKVITILSGATALSLPVFIVASITARALRFFVVAALLWKFGDPIRDFIERRLGLVFTLLLLLFFGGFYAVTYL, from the coding sequence ATGATCAGACGGCTTTACGAGTGGACCATGTCGCTGGCCGAAAGCCCGCATGCGCTCTGGGCGCTCGCCTTCGTCTCCTTCGTCGAAAGTTCGGTCTTCCCGATCCCGCCCGACATCCTGATGATCCCGCTGATCGTGGCGCGGCCGCGCGAGGCGTTCAGGATCGCGGGCATCGCAACCGCGGCCTCGGTGGCGGGCGGCATGCTCGGCTACTGGATCGGCTACGGCGCCTTCGAAAGCCTCGGGCGCCCGGTGCTCGAGTTCTACGGTAAGGATGCCTATTTCGACGAGTTCGCGCTCAAATACAACGCGTGGGGGGCCTGGGCGGTGCTGGTCGCGGGGGTGACGCCCTTTCCCTACAAGGTCATCACCATCCTGTCGGGGGCGACTGCGCTGTCGCTGCCGGTCTTCATCGTCGCCTCGATCACGGCGCGCGCGCTGCGGTTCTTCGTCGTCGCCGCGCTCCTGTGGAAATTCGGCGATCCGATCCGCGACTTCATCGAGCGCCGCCTTGGCCTCGTCTTCACCCTTCTCCTTCTCCTCTTCTTCGGCGGCTTCTATGCCGTGACATACCTATGA
- a CDS encoding disulfide bond formation protein B, whose product MTESSDFAPKQPALAATLGSFALLAGAFVFQAFGYAPCPMCLWQRWPHAIAIVIGLLFLTTRLRALAALGALSMLVSAGLGLFHAGVEQRWWSGPSSCTGSGDTLSGLSGTELLPGAGGPSHLVLCDEIVWDTWGLGITMAGWNFLFSLLFLALWLVALRKARA is encoded by the coding sequence ATGACCGAGTCCTCCGATTTCGCCCCGAAACAACCCGCCCTCGCCGCGACCCTCGGCTCCTTCGCCCTGCTCGCCGGCGCCTTCGTCTTCCAGGCCTTCGGCTATGCGCCCTGCCCCATGTGCCTGTGGCAACGCTGGCCGCATGCCATCGCCATCGTGATCGGCCTGCTGTTCCTGACGACGCGGCTGCGCGCCCTGGCGGCGCTCGGCGCGCTGAGCATGCTCGTCTCCGCAGGGCTCGGCCTGTTCCATGCCGGCGTGGAGCAGAGATGGTGGTCCGGCCCCTCCTCCTGCACCGGATCGGGCGACACGCTGTCGGGGCTCTCGGGGACCGAGCTGCTTCCGGGCGCCGGCGGCCCCTCCCATCTCGTGCTCTGCGACGAGATCGTCTGGGACACCTGGGGGCTCGGCATCACCATGGCGGGCTGGAATTTCCTGTTCTCGCTGCTGTTCCTCGCGCTCTGGCTCGTGGCGCTGCGCAAGGCGCGCGCCTGA
- a CDS encoding usg protein, giving the protein MTREDAREMSETEMMLTGYGLTLAEFTYRMPDYRNVLNTFSWQLYDLAPDYPKLFRFIEFWQENIDGPLHHVRFTHRTLVGPGEWRNCVGEFTLH; this is encoded by the coding sequence ATGACCAGAGAAGACGCGCGCGAGATGAGCGAGACCGAGATGATGCTGACCGGCTACGGCCTCACGCTTGCCGAATTCACCTACCGCATGCCGGACTACCGCAATGTGCTGAACACCTTCTCATGGCAGCTCTACGATCTCGCGCCGGACTATCCGAAACTCTTCCGCTTCATCGAATTCTGGCAGGAGAATATCGACGGTCCGCTGCATCATGTGCGCTTCACCCACCGCACCCTGGTCGGTCCCGGAGAATGGCGCAACTGCGTCGGCGAATTCACCCTTCACTGA
- the gyrA gene encoding DNA gyrase subunit A has translation MSDTPETPENEEETPREPMYWEGPKISITDEMKSSYLDYAMSVIVSRAIPDLRDGLKPVHRRILFAMNEAGNTHDKPYRKSARAVGDTMGKYHPHGDSAIYDALVRMAQPFSMSLPLLDGQGNFGSMDGDAAAAMRYTEVRMDKPAAYLLADIDKDTVDFELNYDGKDQEPTVLPARFPNMLVNGAGGIAVGMATNIPPHNLGEVVDATLALIETPDVSTERLMEIVPAPDFPTGGIILGRAGARKAYLEGRGSVIIRAKTRVEEIRRDRYAIVVDEIPYQVNKAAMIEKIAEMVRDKRIEGISHVQDESDRNGVRVVVELKRDATPEVVLNQLFRFTPLQTSFGCNMLALNGGRPEQLTLRQFLEHFITFREEVVARRTAFELRKARDRAHILCGLAVAVSNVDEVVATIRSSADAAEAREKLMTRRWPAAEIADYIRLIDDPTHTMNEDGTYNLSEVQARAILDLRLQRLTQIGVKEVTDELQELAAKIKDYLAILASRERIMGIISAELTEVKDLFAVPRRTEITDWSGDMEDEDLIEKEDMVVTVTASGWAKRTPLADYRAQKRGGKGLSGMATKDEDVITTLFVANTHTQLLIFTTDGMAYKLKTWRLPQGGRTAKGKPLVNILPIPTGVGIAAILPVDRDERDWDDLQIVFATSKGSVRRNRLSDFTNVKANGKIAMKFEGEDEGTRLINARICDENDDVMLVTSSGRAIRFPVPDVRVFNSRSSTGVRGIKLVNEGDEVVSMSVIRHFDAESAERQAYLKMRRQMAGADESEVSDDEEEVAEGSISMERFEEMRAAEELIVTITRNGTGKLSSSHDYPVRGRGGQGVTAMEKTMRGGPIVASFPVGFDDQIMLATSKGQSIRCPVDGISFRSRSAGGVRVFNTGKGEEVVSVAWIAESDEEDADDAPRPVAE, from the coding sequence GTGAGCGACACTCCGGAAACACCTGAAAACGAAGAAGAAACACCGCGCGAGCCGATGTATTGGGAAGGCCCGAAAATCTCGATCACCGACGAGATGAAGTCCTCCTACCTCGACTATGCGATGTCGGTGATCGTGTCCCGCGCGATCCCGGACCTGCGCGACGGGCTGAAACCGGTACATCGGCGCATTCTCTTCGCGATGAATGAGGCGGGCAACACCCATGACAAGCCCTACCGCAAATCGGCGCGGGCCGTGGGCGATACGATGGGCAAATATCACCCGCATGGCGACTCGGCGATCTATGACGCGCTCGTGCGGATGGCGCAGCCGTTTTCCATGTCCCTGCCGCTGCTCGACGGCCAGGGCAACTTCGGCTCGATGGACGGCGATGCCGCCGCGGCGATGCGCTATACCGAAGTGCGGATGGACAAGCCTGCCGCCTATCTGCTGGCCGATATCGACAAGGATACGGTCGATTTCGAACTGAACTACGACGGCAAGGACCAGGAGCCGACGGTGCTCCCGGCGCGCTTCCCGAACATGCTGGTGAACGGCGCGGGCGGCATCGCGGTCGGCATGGCGACGAACATCCCGCCGCACAATCTCGGCGAGGTCGTCGACGCGACGCTCGCGCTCATCGAGACCCCCGATGTCTCCACCGAACGGCTGATGGAGATCGTGCCCGCCCCCGATTTCCCGACCGGCGGGATCATTCTCGGCCGCGCCGGCGCGCGCAAGGCCTATCTGGAGGGCCGCGGGTCGGTCATCATCCGGGCGAAGACACGGGTGGAGGAGATCCGCCGCGACCGCTATGCGATCGTCGTGGATGAGATCCCCTATCAGGTGAACAAGGCCGCGATGATCGAGAAGATCGCGGAAATGGTGCGCGACAAGCGGATCGAGGGCATTTCCCATGTCCAGGACGAATCCGACCGCAACGGCGTGCGCGTCGTCGTGGAGCTGAAGCGCGACGCGACGCCCGAGGTGGTGCTGAACCAGCTGTTCCGGTTCACGCCGCTCCAGACCTCCTTCGGCTGCAACATGCTGGCGCTGAACGGCGGGCGGCCGGAACAATTGACGCTGCGCCAGTTCCTCGAACATTTCATCACCTTCCGCGAGGAAGTCGTGGCGCGCCGCACCGCCTTCGAATTGCGCAAGGCCCGCGACCGGGCGCATATCCTCTGCGGCCTCGCCGTCGCGGTGTCGAACGTGGACGAGGTCGTGGCGACGATCCGCTCCTCCGCCGATGCCGCCGAGGCGCGCGAGAAGCTGATGACGCGCCGCTGGCCCGCCGCCGAGATCGCGGATTACATCCGCCTGATCGACGACCCGACCCATACGATGAACGAGGACGGCACCTACAACCTGTCGGAGGTGCAGGCCCGCGCGATCCTCGATCTGCGCCTGCAACGGCTGACCCAGATCGGGGTGAAGGAAGTCACCGACGAGCTTCAGGAGCTCGCCGCGAAGATCAAGGACTACCTCGCCATCCTCGCCTCCCGCGAGCGGATCATGGGCATCATCTCTGCGGAACTGACGGAAGTGAAGGACCTCTTCGCCGTGCCCCGCCGCACCGAGATCACCGACTGGTCGGGCGACATGGAGGACGAGGACCTGATCGAGAAGGAGGACATGGTTGTGACCGTGACCGCCTCCGGCTGGGCAAAGCGCACGCCGCTCGCCGACTACCGCGCCCAGAAGCGCGGCGGCAAGGGCCTGTCGGGCATGGCGACGAAGGACGAGGACGTGATCACCACGCTGTTCGTCGCGAACACCCATACCCAACTCCTGATCTTCACCACGGACGGCATGGCCTACAAGCTGAAGACCTGGCGCCTGCCGCAGGGCGGCCGCACGGCGAAGGGCAAGCCGCTCGTCAACATCCTGCCGATCCCGACGGGCGTCGGCATCGCCGCGATCCTTCCGGTGGACCGCGACGAGAGGGACTGGGACGATCTCCAGATCGTCTTCGCCACCTCCAAGGGCTCGGTGCGCCGCAACCGCCTGTCGGATTTCACCAATGTGAAGGCGAACGGCAAGATCGCGATGAAGTTCGAGGGCGAGGACGAGGGCACGCGCCTCATCAACGCGCGGATCTGCGACGAGAACGACGACGTGATGCTCGTCACCTCCTCCGGCCGCGCGATCCGCTTCCCCGTCCCCGATGTGCGCGTGTTCAACTCGCGCAGTTCGACCGGCGTGCGCGGCATCAAGCTCGTGAACGAGGGCGACGAGGTCGTCTCCATGTCGGTGATCCGCCATTTCGACGCGGAGAGTGCCGAACGCCAGGCCTATCTCAAGATGCGCCGCCAGATGGCCGGAGCGGACGAGTCCGAGGTGAGCGATGACGAGGAGGAAGTGGCCGAAGGCTCGATCTCGATGGAGCGGTTCGAGGAGATGCGCGCCGCGGAGGAGCTGATCGTCACCATCACCCGCAACGGCACGGGCAAGCTTTCCTCCAGCCACGACTACCCGGTGCGCGGGCGTGGCGGCCAGGGCGTGACGGCGATGGAAAAGACGATGCGCGGCGGGCCGATCGTGGCCTCCTTCCCGGTGGGCTTCGACGACCAGATCATGCTCGCCACATCCAAGGGCCAGTCGATCCGCTGCCCGGTGGATGGCATCTCCTTCCGCTCGCGCTCGGCCGGCGGCGTGCGGGTGTTCAACACCGGCAAGGGCGAGGAGGTTGTCTCCGTCGCCTGGATCGCGGAAAGCGACGAGGAGGATGCCGACGACGCCCCCCGTCCGGTCGCGGAATAA
- a CDS encoding LysR family transcriptional regulator yields MDRWDDLKFLLAIFKNGTMASAARALGTNPATVSRRMERLGDELGVPPVIKTPQGWGPNPELAKLIEEAENFHQAILRERSLLRHGSGRPDSEITIACSPLMSAHIFIPNLVAHAESLANIRLVFRDRRLIESLADNDVIVSMFRPATGRVLSAKVGAITLAVYRHAAAPSDSRLWVGLGEEVNALPVTDHAWQIFGQPPQIRVGTFEHIQRVMETTHYGGILPCFSVRDRSDFVAVEGSACETDIFMSYHESRRGDPAMETVTRFIRASFLRAQGRGGVSGV; encoded by the coding sequence ATGGACCGTTGGGACGACCTTAAATTCCTTCTCGCAATCTTCAAGAACGGCACCATGGCGTCCGCCGCCCGCGCGCTCGGCACCAATCCCGCGACCGTGTCGCGGCGGATGGAGCGGCTCGGCGACGAGCTCGGCGTACCGCCGGTGATCAAGACGCCGCAGGGCTGGGGGCCGAACCCGGAACTCGCGAAGCTGATCGAGGAGGCGGAGAATTTTCATCAGGCGATCCTGCGCGAGCGCAGCCTCCTGCGCCACGGCAGCGGCCGCCCCGACAGCGAGATCACCATCGCCTGTTCGCCGCTCATGTCGGCGCATATCTTCATCCCGAACCTCGTTGCCCATGCGGAAAGCCTTGCGAATATCCGGCTGGTGTTCCGCGACCGCCGCCTGATCGAGTCGCTCGCCGACAATGACGTGATCGTGTCGATGTTCCGCCCGGCGACAGGGCGGGTGCTGAGCGCGAAGGTCGGAGCCATCACCCTTGCGGTCTACCGCCATGCCGCGGCGCCGTCGGACTCCCGGCTCTGGGTCGGGCTCGGCGAGGAGGTGAACGCGCTTCCCGTGACGGATCACGCCTGGCAGATCTTTGGCCAGCCGCCGCAGATCCGCGTGGGCACGTTCGAACACATCCAGCGGGTGATGGAGACGACGCATTACGGCGGCATCCTGCCGTGTTTCTCCGTCCGCGACCGGAGCGATTTCGTCGCCGTCGAGGGCTCCGCCTGCGAGACGGATATCTTCATGAGCTATCACGAAAGCCGCCGGGGCGATCCGGCGATGGAGACCGTCACCCGGTTCATCCGCGCGAGTTTTCTGAGGGCGCAGGGGCGCGGCGGGGTCAGCGGGGTCTGA